Part of the Corynebacterium caspium DSM 44850 genome, TTGCGGATGTAGCGCAGTTGGTAGCGCATCACCTTGCCAAGGTGAGGGTCGCGAGTTCGAATCTCGTCATCCGCTCTGAGTACTATTCAAGTACTTTTTAGACAACACTTCACAGTGTTGTGGTGGAATGGCCGAGTGGTGAGGCAAGGGTCTGCAAAACCCTGCACACGGGTTCGATTCCCGTTTCCACCTCAAGTGGCGCGTTTAGCTCAGTGGTAGAGCGCTTTCTTTAAAGGAAGATGTCACTGGTTCGATCCCAGTATCGTGCACTGCGAACCTTTTGGTTTGCTTGCGGATGTAGCGCAGTTGGTAGCGCATCACCTTGCCAAGGTGAGGGTCGCGAGTTCGAATCTCGTCATCCGCTCCAAAAATGGCACCCGTCACGTAAATTTACGTGGCGGGTTTTGCTATATTCCTAAAAATTTTCCAGCCGTGCAGAGATACCTATCTGAATAAGCTAGCTAAATATAGGTACACTCGGCCGTTAATCAGCTAGAAAACTTAAAATCTTCTGCTAATCAAAAACAGTTCGGGAACTTATTTCCGGTTTCTTGCGACAACTACATCGCAACTACTAGTGGACCAAAGGATTAATAACACCGTGATCTCACTCCATTTGCGGCAGCAATTCGCTGCTCTAGCAGCAATGCTAGTGATGCTGCTAGCCGTGACTATGATATTTTCTCCCCGGGCAGAGGCACATGATTCGGTAATTAATTCAGATCCGGCCGCAGAAGCTGTAATTGCAGAATTTCCACGCACTATAACCCTAGAGTTTTCTGGAGAACCGCGCCCCAATTTTAATACCGTAGCTATTTCCAATGCAGCTACCGGGGAAGTGCTCTTTAGCGGTCAACCACAACTAAATGGTCATATAGTGAGCCTGGATTTACCGGCAGACCTCACAGGTGGTCCAGGTGAATATCTCATTGGTTTTCAAATAACTTCATCCGATGGCCACGCCACCCGTGGGAAAACAACTTTCACAGTAGCTGCCAACCCCGGTTCAGAAGCTAGCTCTGTAGCTTCACCAACAGCAGCTGGAGATAGTACAACTGCATCGGATGCAAATAATCCGGTAGAAAATAATAAAATCCTGATTCTTAGTGGATTTGGATTCCTGCTTGCCGCGGCGGTACTTGCGGTACGTTTCTGGAAACCACGCAAATAAAGCTAGTGCTAGCTTAAATAACCTAGCCGCTGGCATATGTTCCTTATAAAAAACTGAAAGGTCTTAAATAATGAAAATTTCTACTCGCGTAGGGGTACTCGCAGTATCAGCTTTAACCGCAACTTCCTTGGTTGCTTGCTCCAAAGACAAGCCCGCAGCTATGGAGGATTCGACTAGCTCTACCACCGCAACCAGCGCCATGACTGCTGCTATGCCTAATTTGGAATTTGATAATGCAGTAGTTCGAGCCATGGATGAAGGCAACTCCATGACTGCCGTATTTGGAACTTTGCATAATAAATCCGATAAGGCACTACATATCACCGGATTTACCACTTCTCTAGGCAACGCCCGCTATGAAATCCATGAGGTAGTTGACGGCCTGATGCGCGAAAAAGAAGCCGGCCTAACCATCGCCCCTGGTGCTAGCGTAGAGCTTGCTCCCGGACATGAGCACTTCATGATCATGGAATATCCCAGTGCGATTAAAGCCGGCGACACTTTGGACCTAAAAGTACAAGTTGAAGGCGGATCCGATATCGAGTTCAAGGCGCTTCCGGTGCGTACTATTGGTGCTGGCGATGAAAAATACGGTGATCTCGCCGGCCACGAAGGACACGCAGGCATGAGTGACCATGCAGGCATGAGCGAGCACGCAGGCATGAGCGAGCACGCAGGCATGAGCGAGCACGGCGAAATGAAGCATGATAAATAAGGTTTAAATTAAAACCTTAGAAGGAAGTAAAAAACAATGGGCAGTCAAGATTCCTCCCTTGAAGATGAACTTTCCAAAGCATCCGGCTTTAGCCGCAGAGGCTTTATCTCTGGGGCAGGTTTAGGAGTTTCTGGTGCTGTATTAGCTGGTTATTCCGGGTTAAGCAGTTCTAATAGTGCCGCGGCTGCCCATATACCGGCCACAAATCCTGGCAGTGATGCAAAAGAGAATTTGGGAACGCAAACCATTGAGTTCACTGGTTTACACCAAGCTGGTATTGCAACTTTGCACCAAGCGTCACTCACCATGGCAGCTTTTAATTTCCTGCCAGGTACAGATCGGGCAGATATGCGTCGACTGCTCAAACTCTGGACTGAGGATGCTAAAGATCTTTGTGAAGGACGCACCCCGCCTGGTTCTTTAGAACCGGAAATGACTCGGCTGCCAGCTAATCTCACGATCACCTGTGGTTTGGGTCCCAGCTTTTTTAAAAAGGCTGGGTTAACAGATAAAAAACCTGCCTGGTTAGAACCGCTCCCAGCATTTAAGCGCGATGAATTAGATCCCCAATGGTCTGAGACAGATATAGTGCTACAAATTTGCGGCGATGATCCGATAACCGTTGCTCATGCCACTCGTCATATGTTGCGAGCCGGGATTGATTATGCAAAAGCTGCGTGGTTCCAACAAGGATTCATGCATGCCAGAGGAGTTTTAGGGGAGCGTGAAACCCCGCGTAACCTCTTTGGGCAAAAAGATGGCACCATTAATCCTCGGACTCCAGCAGAACTTGATGCGCACGTATGGATAGATAACACCCGTTCCCAAGATGGAAACGCTCCAACTTGGCTGAATGGCGGAACTTCAATGATTGTGCGTCGGGTCGCCATGCATTTGGATACGTGGGAAAAATTAGACCGCACTTCTAGAGAAGTCGCAGTTGGGCGCGCTCTAGATACCGGGGCTCCATTATCTGGAGGAGACGAATTTAGCGAAGCTGATCTTTCAGCCACAGATGAATTTGGTTTGCCAGCTATTGATCCGATGAGCCATGTGGCCCGTTCTAAGGCGCCGGCAGAGCATCCGGAGCAACAAATTTTGCGACGCCCCTATAACTATGATTTGCCACCTGATCCGGCTCGGGCAGATAGCTCAAATTCCGGATTAATCTTCATATGTTTCCAGCGTGACCCACTAACCCAGTTTGTGCCTATCCAAGAACGGCTAGATGAGATCGACCGGCTCAACGAATGGATTACACATATTGGTTCGTCGGTATACGCCATTGTGCCAGGAATTCACCCAAATGGAGATAGCTACTGGGCACAATCCTTATTAGAAAGCTGAATATTTCAAAAATTTAAGGGCAGGGCTAAGCAATACCGGACCCAACAGGTAACATAAGGCAGATACGCCCCCTTCGACGGGGTATTCAGCTATGCACAAAGTAATAGCGGCCAGGTATGCCGTTATTTCCGAAGCTCAAGAAGGAGCACGCCCAACTCATGGCACATGTCAATGAAAATTCTCAAATCCCCGCAAATCCTGTTCTCGCAACTTTTAAAGTGCCTGCCGGGACTGCCGTGGGGGCAGCAATGCATGAACTTCAGCTACCAAATAAAGGCCCCGAAGCCATTGTGGTGGTAAAAGATTCCACTGGAGCCCTAAAAGATCTTTCTTTTGTGCCAGAGACCGATGCTGAGTTCACTCCTGTGCCTGCAAACTCTGAAGAAGGACGTGCAGTAATCCGGCACTCCTGTGCACACGTGCTAGCTCAAGCAGTACAGCTAGAGTTCCCCGGCACGAAGCTCGGAATTGGTCCAGCTGTCGAAAATGGTTTTTATTATGACTTCGACGTCGCTGAGCCCTTCACCCCGGAAGACCTTAAAACTTTAGAGCGCCGGATGAAGAAAATCATCAAAACCGGCCAACGATTTGAACGCCGAGTATGGGCATCGCAAGAAGAAGCCCGCGCAGCTCTAGCTGATGAACCATATAAATTAGAACTCATCGAAGATAAGGGCAATGTAGACCCGAATTCTGATGAAGCCACTGAAATCGGTGCTGGTGAACTCACCGCCTATGACAATATCAACCCGCGCACCGGGGAAGTAGAATGGTTTGATTTATGTCGAGGACCACACATCCCCACCACCCGCTATATTCCTGCTTTTGCACTGACCCGGGCCTCCGCAGCTTATTGGCGCGGTGACCAAAATAATGCCGGGTTACAACGGATTTATGGAACCGCCTGGGAGTCCAAAGAAAAACTGGACGAATACCAGACCATGCTGATTGAAGCCGAAAAACGAGATCATCGTCGGCTAGGTCAAGAGTTGGACTTATTTAGCTTCCCCGAAGAGGTAGGCCCTGGCCTTCCGGTATTCCACCCCAATGGCGGCATAATTCGCATGGAGATGGAACAGCATTCCCGGCGTCGCCATTTGGAAGCTAATTACAGCTTTGTAAATACTCCACACTTGACTAAGGCGGAACTTTTTAAGAAGTCCGGGCACTTAGACTGGTATGCAGAGGGCATGTACCCACCCATGAAAATTGATGGGGAAGTAGCCGAGGACGGCACGGTTACCAAGCAGGCGCAAGACTACTATATGAAGCCCATGAACTGCCCGATGCACAATTTGATCTTTGCTTCGCGAGGTCGTTCGTACCGGGAACTTCCACTGCGCCTCTTTGAATTTGGCACCGTCTACCGTTATGAAAAATCTGGGGTAGTCCACGGCTTAACTCGTTCGCGCGGTTTCACCCAAGACGATGCGCATATTTACTGCACCGAAGAACAGCTAGAAACTGAGCTCACCAAAGTACTGCAGTTCATTATCTCCTTGCTCAAAGATTATGGCCTGGAAGATTTTTATCTAGAGCTATCCACCAAAGATCCGAAGAAATATGTCGGAGATGATGAAATTTGGGAACGCGCTACTAGCATTTTGAGCAATGTAGCTACTGCCTCTGGTTTGGAATTAGTACCCGATCCAGCCGGTGCCGCATTTTATGGTCCAAAAATTTCAGTTCAGGCTCGGGATGCTATTGGTCGCAGCTGGCAGATGTCTACCGTGCAGCTGGACTTCAACTTGCCAGAGCGCTTCCAATTGGAATACACCGCGCCCGACGGCTCTAAGCAGCGCCCAATTATGATTCACCGGGCCCTATTTGGTTCAATCGAACGTTTCTTCGGGGTGCTAACTGAGCATTATGCTGGAGCTTTCCCTGCTTGGTTGGCTCCGCATCAGGTAATCGGAATTCCGGTAGCAGAGAATTTCGTAGGTTATTTAGAAGATATCACTGCACAGTTAAGGGCTCGTGGAATTCGTGCGGATGTGGATAGCTCTGATGATCGGATGCAAAAGAAGATCCGCAATCACACCACTGGCAAAGTTCCTTTCATGCTCCTAGCTGGTGGACATGATGTAGAAGCAGAAGCTGTGAGCTTCCGGTTCTTAGATGGCACCCAGATAAATGGGGTACCAGTTGCTGAAGCTATCGAATTAATTGATTCCTGGATACGCGAGCACATCAATGCCCAGCCTTCTAAAGAAGCGATGCTGGAACGTCGTAAGTAGCTACAGAATTACGCATTGCAGGATACTTATTTCTCTAGGCGTTGATAGGTAGATGCTTTAATATATAGCAGCTATATCTATCAGCGCTTAGAATATAACGGAACAGCTTGCAAATAAGGAGAAGTAGTTGAGCACTGCCACTAACCCCGCTGAAAGCTCGCAGCAGGATTCCCAAAAGTGGGTGGATCAGGGGGTCGGAAAGCCAGATCGGTTAACTCGACTCTGGGCTCCTTATCGAATGAGTTATATTGCAGATACTACTGAAGATGGGGCTAGCGATCCCTTTTTAAAAGCTCCTACCCTTAAAGACGAAGATGCTTTAATTATTGCTCGGGGTAATACTGTTTATGCTCTCCTAAATTTATTTCCTTATAATGCAGGCCATTTAATGGTAATTCCTTATCGTAAGGTGGCTAATTTAGAAGATCTTTCTGCCACTGAATCCGCTGAGCTTATGGAATTTGGGCAACTGGCTATTCGTACCCTAAAAAAAGTCTCAAATCCTCAGGGAATAAATGTCGGTTTCAATTTAGGACAAGGCTCGGGTGGGTCTGTTAATGATCATTTGCATATGCATGTCGTCCCACGATGGAGTGGTGATGCAAATTTCATGACAGTAATTGGGGGCACCAAAGTTCTGCCGCAATTACTTAAAGAAACTCGCACGCTGCTAGCTACTGGCTGGCAGGAAGTATTGCATGAAGAAGAATTAAAATATAGACAAACTGCAGAAAGGACAGACCATGCTTAGTATTCATGGCAGAAAACCTGCTGCAGTAGTAATTGAGCCTATTGCGCGCGGCCTGCTTAAACTAGGTCTTAGCGCTAATCTCATAACTGTAATTGGTGCCATTATTACGGTCCTAATTACGGTTATTTTTATTCCTTATGGATGGCTTGCCGCAGCTGCGATTCTATCTGGTATTTTTGCCGCTTCAGATATGGTAGATGGAACCATGGCCAGGCTTAGCGGTGGGGGCACAAAATTTGGTTCCACTTTAGATGCCACTTGTGATCGCATTACTGACGGGGTACTTTTTGCCACCATTACTTGGTGGCTAATTTATCGTTATGAAGCCGCTATCCCTTTAGTAATTGCTTCTATGATTGTTCTAGTTGGGTCCCAAGTTATTTCTTATGTTAAAGCTCGTGGTGAAGCTAATAATTTGAAAATAAATGGGGGATTAATTGAGCGCCCAGAACGGTTAATTATTGGCCTAGTTGGGCTGGGACTACAAGGTTTTGGAATACCTTTCGCTATCGATATTGCCATCTGGATCTTAGCCGCTGGCAGTATCTTTACGGTTATACAACGAATTTGGATTGCCGCAAAAGACCCGCATGCTCAAGAAAAAATAGCACCACCATTAGGGGCCAAAGACCTCTCTAATGCGATTGCCGAGCATTAAATGCAGCCACTATACCGCCTTTTGGCGCGACTCTTGGGTGCACATATTGATCCAGTAGAACCCGTAGATGCGGCTACCGTCGGTTATTTTGCCGGTTGGAAATTAGTTGGCTGGCTTCCAGAAAAAATAGTACGCAAGCTATTCGAAATAGCAGCAGATGTGATTTCCAAAAACGGCCGCGGCATGCAGCAACTTCGCTTAAATCTAATTCGTGTGGTCGGGGCTGAAAATGTTACTAAAAAATTAGTAAGAGATTCTGTGCGCTCTTATGCCCGCTATTGGGTAGAAGCATTTCGTCTAGAAAAGCTTTCTAAGCAGCCAGATTTTTGGCAAAAGTTAAAGTCTGGAGTAATAGGTGAGCAATATTTCCAAGAATCCTATAAGCGTGGAAAAGGGGTTATCTTGTGTATGCCCCATACTGGAAATTGGGATATGGCTGGAGCCTATCTTGCACATGAATACACCGGATTTACCACTGTTGCAGAAAGATTGCGCCCAGAATCTTTATTTCAAGCATTCGTAGATTTCCGCCATAATCTAGGTTTTGAAGTCTTAGCACTATCCGGCGGAATTTCTCCGCTACCCAGGCTTAAAGAAGTTTTGGAAAATGGGGGAGTAGTTTGCCTATTAGCAGAAAGAGATATTAAAGGACGCGGTATTGAGGTGGAATTTTTTGGGGAGATTACCACCATGCCAGTAGGTAGCGCACAACTTGCCATAGAAACCGGTGCTGCTCTTCACGTAGTGCATTCTTCGTTTATCCCGGAAACTACAGAGGAAATAGGGCGAAAATCTACCAAATCCGAGCTAGGATGGCGATTAGAAGTATCTCCCCAGATACCAATTTCGAAGCTTCCTGATATGGTCCAAGAGATGGCCACCCAATTTGCCGCAAATATAGCGAAGTATCCTGCAGATTGGCATATTTTACAGCCACTTTGGCTAGCGGATCGGAAAAAGATAAACAAAAACTCCACTGCAAATACTGGTGGTACTAAGGCAAAAATATGAGAATTGGTATAGTTTGTCCTTATTCTTTTGATGAACCAGGTGGGGTTCAAGCCCATATTATCGACTTAGCCGATACTCTTATTTCTTTAGGTCATGAGGTTTCCGTAATCGGTCCAGCAATCGAAAGTACGCCACTTCCGGGTTATATCACTAAAGGTGGTAGCTCAATTCCTGTGCGGTATAACGGTTCGGTAGCTCGCCTGGCCATAGGTAAAAAAGTTACTCAAAAGATTAAAGATTTCATTAATAATGGAAATTTCGACATATTACATATTCACGAACCAAATTCTCCTAGTTTTTCAATGATGGCACTACGTTTTGCAGAAGGTCCCATCGTTGCTACTTATCACACTTCAAGTACTGATTCGAAGCTATTAAGGATAGCGCTACCAGTATTGCGCCCGCTTTTGGAAAAAATTCGCGGCGGTATTGCAGTATCGGAAATGGCTAGAAGGTGGCAAGTAGAAATGCTGGGAGGAGATCCAATATTAATCCCAAATGGGGTGCGTACCGCTAAATTTAGAGCCGCTTATATGCCACCGGATCCTAATAAACCAGTAGAGATAGTGTTTTTAGGCCGAATTGATGAGCCCCGTAAAGGTTTAAATATTTTGCTTGCCGCCTTAGAATCTGTGTCTGTGAAAGTTAAGGTCACAGTAATAGGTGGTGGAGAAGCTAGAAATATTCCCGGAATAGATTTTGTGGGCCGGGTAAGTGAAGAAGAGAAAGCCAAAATTTTAGGCAGAGCCGATATCTATGTGGCTCCAAATACCGGTGGGGAAAGTTTTGGAATTGTTTTAGTTGAGGCTATGGCCGCAGGATGTGCAGTGGTTGCTAGTGACTTAGAAGCCTTTCGGGCAGTAGCTGCTGCAGATAGTTGTCAACCTGCAGCTAGATTATTTGCCACGGGATCTCCACGCGCTTTAGCTAGCACCTTAAATGAGCTAATTGCTGACCCGCAGCAACGCGCAGAATTAGTAAGTGCCGGGTTAACTCGGGCCTTAGATTTTGAATGGGATTCTGTGGCCTTAAATATTTTAGCTGTATATAAAACTGTGGCAGATGGCACTAAAGTTAAGGTGCAAAAATGACCACAGGATTAATAATATTATTAATAGTTGTCCTAGTAAGTGCGATTTCCTGGGCCTATTTCACCGCCCAAAGATTAAATCGTTTACATATTCGAACAGATGCCGCACTAGCTAGACTCAGCGCAGTATTAGATAGAAGAGATGCTGTAATAATTGCGGTATTGCCAGACCTAGCCCCGATCGCAAAACCTGCATTAGCCCTTGGATTAGATCAAAAAACTATCGATAAAAGAGCTAAGTTAACTCGCGCAGTAGATAGTGCCCTCGATAAATACCAGGGTGAAATACCTGTGACCGTAATGGAAGCCTCCGCCTTAGTGGAATTAGCCAGCCGTTTCTACAACGAAGCTGTAACTGATACTCGCGCTCTTAGAACTCGTTACTTAGTACAACTACTAAAGCTGGGAGGAACCGCGCGCTTACCCCGTTATTTTGAAGGAATTCCTCCGATACTTAGTGACTAAGGATCATAAACTTAAACCTGGAACGCGTATACTAGCCACGAACTATTCATGGCCGAGGGCGGCCTCAAAGATTTCAGACTTAACTTTTAAGGCAAACACCAGCCCAAAAAGTGATTCTCTGCTTAGAGGCCAAGAAAGGAAAAAATGTCCGGGCACTCAAAATGGGCCACTACAAAGCATAAAAAGGCAGCTAACGATGCCAAGCGAGGCAAAGAATTTGCCAAGCTAATCAAAAATATTGAGGTAGCAGCCCGCACTGGCGGTGGCGATCCTTCCGCCAACCCCACGTTGGAAGATATGATCCGCAAGGCCAAGCGAGCTTCGGTTCCCAACGATAATATTGAGCGTGCCCGCAAGCGTGGCTCTGGCGAAGAAGCAGGCGGCGCCAACTGGGAAACCATCATGTATGAAGGATATGGCCCAAATGGGGTAGCCATGATGATTGAGTGCCTCACCGATAACCGCAACCGGGCAGCCACTGAAGTTCGGATGCGGATGTCAAAAAATGGCGGCAACCTGGCTGAATCCGGGGCTGTTTCCTATATGTTTTCGCGCAAGGGCATCGTAACTGTAACTAAGGGTGAACTTAGCGAAGACGATGTATTGATGGCAGTACTAGATGCCGGCGCCGAAGAGGTAAATGATCTCGGTGAAGTTTTCGAAGTAGTTTCTGCCCCTGAAGATACTCAGGCAGTAAAGGCAGCACTAGAAGAAGCTGGCATGAATATAGAAGAAGCTGGCAGTGATTTCCGCGCATCCCTAGGGGCCCCACTTGATGTGGCCGGAGCCAAGAAGATTGAAAAACTCATCGATGCTTTAGAAGAAAGCGACGATGTACAGGAAGTTTATACCAATATGGAGCTTTCTGAAGAAGTTCTAGCAGCTCTTGCTGAAGGCTAATTTTAGCTATTCTTATCCGCGCTTTTTCTGAAATTCTGCTGCATTTAAGGCAGGCTTCGGATAAAGCGCGGTTTTTCGCTAGTATGTACTAATGCCGTGCGATATCGAAAATTCGCGCTAAACCCTAACGGATTCTTAAGGAGTACATGGTGCACAGCCTTGAAGGCCTTAGTGTGATGGGCATTGACCCAGGCCTAACTCGCTGTGGCCTTTCGGTAGTTCAAGCTGGACGCGGGCGCGCAATTTATCCCATCGCAGTAGGGGTGGTGCGCACCCCGGCAGAAAGTCCGCTAACCGAACGCCTTTTAAGGCTTTCTAAGGCGGCAACAGAATGGATGGATGAATACCGTCCTGATGTAGTTGCTATAGAGCGAATATTTGAACGCAGCAATGTCTCCACTGTGATGCACACCGCCCATGCCGTTGGGGTTTTAGTACTCGCCGCTGCGGAGCGCAATATTCCGGTGCAAATGTATACCCCCAGTGAAGTTAAAAAGGCTATCTCTGGTAATGGTCGGGCAGATAAAAAACAGATGACCAGCATGATTACTAGAATCCTGGGGTTATCAGAACCTCCTAAACCAGCAGATGCCGCGGATGCCTTAGCTTTGGCAGTTTGTCATTGCTGGCGCGCCCCGATGCTAGCGCGCGAAGCTCAACTAGTTCAAAAAATTGGCGATAATCCAGCAGCTGCTGCTGCCCAAAAATGGAAAGAAGCTTTGCGATGATTTCCTCCCTAACAGGTACCGTACAAAGCATTAGTCTTAATGGCGTAGTAATAGATACTGGGGGAGTAGGGTATTTCTGCATTGCGACGCCACGCACCTTAAGCCAGCTCATCCGAGGAGAAAAAGCCACCATACTTACCACCATGGTGGTAAGAGAGGATGCTATTTCTCTTTATGGTTTTCTTGATCCAGCTGATCGGGAAATCTTTTCAACACTGCAAAGCGTATCGGGTTTAGGACCACGTTTAGCCCTGGCATGTTTATCCGTATTTAATGCCGTCGAAATAGCCCAAGCAATATCTACTTCAGATACTAAAACTTTGCAACGCATTCCAGGGGTAGGC contains:
- a CDS encoding copper resistance CopC family protein, giving the protein MISLHLRQQFAALAAMLVMLLAVTMIFSPRAEAHDSVINSDPAAEAVIAEFPRTITLEFSGEPRPNFNTVAISNAATGEVLFSGQPQLNGHIVSLDLPADLTGGPGEYLIGFQITSSDGHATRGKTTFTVAANPGSEASSVASPTAAGDSTTASDANNPVENNKILILSGFGFLLAAAVLAVRFWKPRK
- a CDS encoding copper chaperone PCu(A)C, which encodes MKISTRVGVLAVSALTATSLVACSKDKPAAMEDSTSSTTATSAMTAAMPNLEFDNAVVRAMDEGNSMTAVFGTLHNKSDKALHITGFTTSLGNARYEIHEVVDGLMREKEAGLTIAPGASVELAPGHEHFMIMEYPSAIKAGDTLDLKVQVEGGSDIEFKALPVRTIGAGDEKYGDLAGHEGHAGMSDHAGMSEHAGMSEHAGMSEHGEMKHDK
- a CDS encoding Dyp-type peroxidase; amino-acid sequence: MGSQDSSLEDELSKASGFSRRGFISGAGLGVSGAVLAGYSGLSSSNSAAAAHIPATNPGSDAKENLGTQTIEFTGLHQAGIATLHQASLTMAAFNFLPGTDRADMRRLLKLWTEDAKDLCEGRTPPGSLEPEMTRLPANLTITCGLGPSFFKKAGLTDKKPAWLEPLPAFKRDELDPQWSETDIVLQICGDDPITVAHATRHMLRAGIDYAKAAWFQQGFMHARGVLGERETPRNLFGQKDGTINPRTPAELDAHVWIDNTRSQDGNAPTWLNGGTSMIVRRVAMHLDTWEKLDRTSREVAVGRALDTGAPLSGGDEFSEADLSATDEFGLPAIDPMSHVARSKAPAEHPEQQILRRPYNYDLPPDPARADSSNSGLIFICFQRDPLTQFVPIQERLDEIDRLNEWITHIGSSVYAIVPGIHPNGDSYWAQSLLES
- the thrS gene encoding threonine--tRNA ligase; translation: MAHVNENSQIPANPVLATFKVPAGTAVGAAMHELQLPNKGPEAIVVVKDSTGALKDLSFVPETDAEFTPVPANSEEGRAVIRHSCAHVLAQAVQLEFPGTKLGIGPAVENGFYYDFDVAEPFTPEDLKTLERRMKKIIKTGQRFERRVWASQEEARAALADEPYKLELIEDKGNVDPNSDEATEIGAGELTAYDNINPRTGEVEWFDLCRGPHIPTTRYIPAFALTRASAAYWRGDQNNAGLQRIYGTAWESKEKLDEYQTMLIEAEKRDHRRLGQELDLFSFPEEVGPGLPVFHPNGGIIRMEMEQHSRRRHLEANYSFVNTPHLTKAELFKKSGHLDWYAEGMYPPMKIDGEVAEDGTVTKQAQDYYMKPMNCPMHNLIFASRGRSYRELPLRLFEFGTVYRYEKSGVVHGLTRSRGFTQDDAHIYCTEEQLETELTKVLQFIISLLKDYGLEDFYLELSTKDPKKYVGDDEIWERATSILSNVATASGLELVPDPAGAAFYGPKISVQARDAIGRSWQMSTVQLDFNLPERFQLEYTAPDGSKQRPIMIHRALFGSIERFFGVLTEHYAGAFPAWLAPHQVIGIPVAENFVGYLEDITAQLRARGIRADVDSSDDRMQKKIRNHTTGKVPFMLLAGGHDVEAEAVSFRFLDGTQINGVPVAEAIELIDSWIREHINAQPSKEAMLERRK
- a CDS encoding HIT family protein; its protein translation is MSTATNPAESSQQDSQKWVDQGVGKPDRLTRLWAPYRMSYIADTTEDGASDPFLKAPTLKDEDALIIARGNTVYALLNLFPYNAGHLMVIPYRKVANLEDLSATESAELMEFGQLAIRTLKKVSNPQGINVGFNLGQGSGGSVNDHLHMHVVPRWSGDANFMTVIGGTKVLPQLLKETRTLLATGWQEVLHEEELKYRQTAERTDHA
- the pgsA gene encoding phosphatidylinositol phosphate synthase is translated as MLSIHGRKPAAVVIEPIARGLLKLGLSANLITVIGAIITVLITVIFIPYGWLAAAAILSGIFAASDMVDGTMARLSGGGTKFGSTLDATCDRITDGVLFATITWWLIYRYEAAIPLVIASMIVLVGSQVISYVKARGEANNLKINGGLIERPERLIIGLVGLGLQGFGIPFAIDIAIWILAAGSIFTVIQRIWIAAKDPHAQEKIAPPLGAKDLSNAIAEH
- a CDS encoding phosphatidylinositol mannoside acyltransferase — encoded protein: MQPLYRLLARLLGAHIDPVEPVDAATVGYFAGWKLVGWLPEKIVRKLFEIAADVISKNGRGMQQLRLNLIRVVGAENVTKKLVRDSVRSYARYWVEAFRLEKLSKQPDFWQKLKSGVIGEQYFQESYKRGKGVILCMPHTGNWDMAGAYLAHEYTGFTTVAERLRPESLFQAFVDFRHNLGFEVLALSGGISPLPRLKEVLENGGVVCLLAERDIKGRGIEVEFFGEITTMPVGSAQLAIETGAALHVVHSSFIPETTEEIGRKSTKSELGWRLEVSPQIPISKLPDMVQEMATQFAANIAKYPADWHILQPLWLADRKKINKNSTANTGGTKAKI
- a CDS encoding glycosyltransferase family 4 protein, with translation MRIGIVCPYSFDEPGGVQAHIIDLADTLISLGHEVSVIGPAIESTPLPGYITKGGSSIPVRYNGSVARLAIGKKVTQKIKDFINNGNFDILHIHEPNSPSFSMMALRFAEGPIVATYHTSSTDSKLLRIALPVLRPLLEKIRGGIAVSEMARRWQVEMLGGDPILIPNGVRTAKFRAAYMPPDPNKPVEIVFLGRIDEPRKGLNILLAALESVSVKVKVTVIGGGEARNIPGIDFVGRVSEEEKAKILGRADIYVAPNTGGESFGIVLVEAMAAGCAVVASDLEAFRAVAAADSCQPAARLFATGSPRALASTLNELIADPQQRAELVSAGLTRALDFEWDSVALNILAVYKTVADGTKVKVQK
- a CDS encoding YebC/PmpR family DNA-binding transcriptional regulator — translated: MSGHSKWATTKHKKAANDAKRGKEFAKLIKNIEVAARTGGGDPSANPTLEDMIRKAKRASVPNDNIERARKRGSGEEAGGANWETIMYEGYGPNGVAMMIECLTDNRNRAATEVRMRMSKNGGNLAESGAVSYMFSRKGIVTVTKGELSEDDVLMAVLDAGAEEVNDLGEVFEVVSAPEDTQAVKAALEEAGMNIEEAGSDFRASLGAPLDVAGAKKIEKLIDALEESDDVQEVYTNMELSEEVLAALAEG
- the ruvC gene encoding crossover junction endodeoxyribonuclease RuvC; this translates as MVHSLEGLSVMGIDPGLTRCGLSVVQAGRGRAIYPIAVGVVRTPAESPLTERLLRLSKAATEWMDEYRPDVVAIERIFERSNVSTVMHTAHAVGVLVLAAAERNIPVQMYTPSEVKKAISGNGRADKKQMTSMITRILGLSEPPKPADAADALALAVCHCWRAPMLAREAQLVQKIGDNPAAAAAQKWKEALR
- the ruvA gene encoding Holliday junction branch migration protein RuvA; this encodes MISSLTGTVQSISLNGVVIDTGGVGYFCIATPRTLSQLIRGEKATILTTMVVREDAISLYGFLDPADREIFSTLQSVSGLGPRLALACLSVFNAVEIAQAISTSDTKTLQRIPGVGKRMADRMVLDLKEKMEAYTAGLEANNEGVQELLPSASSAIADQVIAALVGLGFTEKQANLEVTGVLRENPEMTTAQALRAALAQLGAKK